A region of the Curvibacter sp. AEP1-3 genome:
TGGTGGGGGAGACACTGGAGCAGCATTGCGAAACAGAGTTCAATCGCATCCGGTCTACCGCCTTTCCCAGGGCCTATTTCGAGAAAGATAACGACGCTAGCTCAGGGAGCAAGGGAGACTTCGTCTTCAGGGATAAAGACGAAACCGAGACAGAAATCGTTTCCATCATGTTCGAAATGAAGAATGAGAACGAAACGACAGCCACGAAAAAGAAGAACGAAGACTTCTTCAAGGAATTGGATAAAGATCGGACAGAAAAAGGATGTGAATACGCCATCTTGGTGTCGCTACTGGAGCCAGAGAGCGAGCTGTACAACACGGGCATCGTCGACGTTTCTTACCGCTACCCCAAGATGTACGTTATCCGCCCCCAGTTCTTCATTCCCATCATCACATTGCTGCGTAATGCCGCAATGAACTCTCTCAAGTACAAAAACGAATTAGCCCTGGTCAAGGCTCAAACAATTGACGTTACGAACTTCGAAAACGAACTCGAAACGTTCAAAAATGCCTTTGCCAAGAACTACGACTTAGCCTCCCGGAAGTTTCAAACTGCGATTGATGAGATCGATAAGTCGATTGACCACCTGCAGAAAACCAAGGAAGCACTGATCGGTACCGATAGAAACTTGCGCCTGGCCAACGACAAGGCGCAGGACGTAACGATCAAAAAGTTGACCAAAGGCAACCCCACCATGGCTGCCAAGTTCTCTGAACTCAAGCCATAGCGCTAGCCAAGTGAGAAAGCAACCCGAATAGGGCTGAATTCAGCTCTGGCCGGTTGCTTCTCCAAGCAGCTTTCAGTCTACCCGTTAGCACCATCGCCACACCCATTGCACGCCACTACGGAAAGAGGTCCTGAGTGGAGATAGTGCAGTCACACAGCACCTCAGCGCAGTATCAACTAGCGTGGCCTTTTCTTTTCGTTCACACAGATAGTGAGCATGGGATTGAGATGACTTCACCGGCAAACCGAGAAGAGCATGGCCGTTTTTGCTTGACCACATGAATTGAGTTTCAGTCATGGTGACTCCGTAGTACTTTTCTTTGAATGAGGCGTCGCAACGCATTGATTAAGAGCAGAACCGACATCGCGCAAACTCAGGAAAGATGCTCTGGTGCTTTCTCAAACAGAGTCGAGCGACCGCCCTGCTCTGCTCGACGACCTGATGGACGTAGGTCACGCCTCACTGGCCGGAAGCGATGCCCCGCCGTCACCAAAACGCCGCTGGAATCGACAATGGCATAGAGGTTTTTGACGGCTGAAGCTTTCGCGGCAATTTTCTTGGGCTCGAATTTCGCCAGCTTCTCGAACGCCTTGCCATCAAAGGTCACGATCTGGCATCCCTTGTGATCCGGCTCATGGTGGCCATACGCCAAAAGACAATCCAAGACCTCCCGGTCTACCCCCCTCTGTTGCACGCGGATAAGTGCGTGCTGTGAGAGGCAGATCCCTCCGCGTTCTGTCCAAATCACCTGCGATGAAGAAATTCCCTGATGGCCCATGAAACACTCCCTTTCGGTTGTCGATTGGGCTATTCTTCAGTGCAAGTAGCTCAAGAGATGAGCTACATAAATTGATTTCTCACCAGGTATGGATCGCACTGAACGCTTCTACAAGATTGACAACCTTCTCCAAGCGAACGCCGTGGTTCCCATTGGCAGGTTCTTAGAGGAGCTTGAAGTGTCTCTGGCTACCTTCAAGCGAGACATTGAATACATGCGCAGCAGGCTCAACGCGCCGATTCAATGGAGCAAACTGGATGGAGGCTACAGCTACAGTCGCTCGAGCAAAACCGAACAACAGTCTCTACCAGGTCTGTGGTTTAACTCTGGGGAAGCCTATGCCCTTCTCATGATGCAGGCGCTCCTCTCAGAAATGCAACCAGGGCTCTTAGGACCCCATGTCGAACCACTCAAAGCACGATTGCGCGCAGTTATCGAGACTGGGAACCATCCCGCTAAAGACGTCGAAAACCGCGTCAAGCTTCTGAATGTGGCAGCGCGCTCTGTGCCAGACCAACACTTTGAAACAGTCGCAGCAGCCTTACTCGGTCAAAAGCGGCTTCGTATCCATTACTACGTGCGTATCCGGGATGAGGTCAGCGAACGCGAGATCTCACCGCAATTACTTATTCATCACCGAGGTAACTGGTACATCGCGGCCTGGTGCCATAAACAAAACGCCATGCGTTCCTTCAGCATGGACGCCATCCAACAGGCTCAACTCGTTGACCAAACTGTAAAAACACTGCCTCAAAAAGACCTAGATAACTTCATTGGCAAAGGCTATGGGATATTTTCTGGTGAGAACGTCAAATGGGCAAAACTGAAGTTTTCTCCGGAGCGGGCACGCTGGGTGTCTCGTGAACTCTGGCACCCTCTGCAGAAAACCGCTCATCAAGGCGATGCCTCTTTGATTCTGGAAGTACCATTTACTGACAGCCGAGAACTGATCATGGATATCCTGCGCCATGGACGACATGTAGAAGTTGTCGAGCCGCCGGAGTTGCGCTGGGAGATCACTACTGAACTCGCAAATACGCTCTCCAGATACACAGGCAATGACCCATCACAGGCTGGAACTTCGAGGACCTTGAAAAATGGTGACTAGCAAAATACTGCGTCTCAAAGAC
Encoded here:
- a CDS encoding DUF2130 domain-containing protein; protein product: MHDIHCPHCGKAFKIDESGYADILKQVRDADFEHQLHERMDLAERDKQNAIALTKASVASEMQQVAAKKDSEIQELKAKLNAENVERKLAVNEAINAIQKERDDLANALAQAKREQQSASELAQAKLLAEFQRAAATKDAEIQELKAKLETISLSQQIAIKDAVGSIAKERDELKSVVDRSVLEKQLAEQSLKDKYETQLKDRDEAIERLRDMKARLSTKMVGETLEQHCETEFNRIRSTAFPRAYFEKDNDASSGSKGDFVFRDKDETETEIVSIMFEMKNENETTATKKKNEDFFKELDKDRTEKGCEYAILVSLLEPESELYNTGIVDVSYRYPKMYVIRPQFFIPIITLLRNAAMNSLKYKNELALVKAQTIDVTNFENELETFKNAFAKNYDLASRKFQTAIDEIDKSIDHLQKTKEALIGTDRNLRLANDKAQDVTIKKLTKGNPTMAAKFSELKP
- a CDS encoding helix-turn-helix transcriptional regulator; this encodes MDRTERFYKIDNLLQANAVVPIGRFLEELEVSLATFKRDIEYMRSRLNAPIQWSKLDGGYSYSRSSKTEQQSLPGLWFNSGEAYALLMMQALLSEMQPGLLGPHVEPLKARLRAVIETGNHPAKDVENRVKLLNVAARSVPDQHFETVAAALLGQKRLRIHYYVRIRDEVSEREISPQLLIHHRGNWYIAAWCHKQNAMRSFSMDAIQQAQLVDQTVKTLPQKDLDNFIGKGYGIFSGENVKWAKLKFSPERARWVSRELWHPLQKTAHQGDASLILEVPFTDSRELIMDILRHGRHVEVVEPPELRWEITTELANTLSRYTGNDPSQAGTSRTLKNGD